The Streptomyces sp. NBC_01463 DNA window CGGCGTCACGAGGACCGGTCAGGCAGGCCCTCGCGGCCTTGCGCGACGAGGGGGTCATCGGCGGCGGGCAGGGCAAGCGGGCCGTGGTGCTGGACACCGTTCCCACCCAGCCGTTCGAGTCGTTCCTGTCCTTCACCCGCCGTGCGGAACTGACCGGCTACTCCCCCGGCCAGAGACTTCAGGAGATCGCGCTGCGCCGCCCCGAACCGGAGATCGCCGCGGCTCTCCAGATCAATCCGGACGACCTCGCGGTCCAGCTCGTCAGGCTGCGTCTGCTCGACGGACGCCCGGCCATGCTGGAACGCATGACGTACGTCGAGTCGGTGGGCCGCCCGTTGATCTCCGCGGACCTGGACGCCGGTTCCATCTACGCCCTGCTCACCGAGCAGGGCG harbors:
- a CDS encoding GntR family transcriptional regulator, which codes for MATPLHRTIAAELRQRIRSGNLAVGGSLPSESQLCEEFSASRGPVRQALAALRDEGVIGGGQGKRAVVLDTVPTQPFESFLSFTRRAELTGYSPGQRLQEIALRRPEPEIAAALQINPDDLAVQLVRLRLLDGRPAMLERMTYVESVGRPLISADLDAGSIYALLTEQGVDLHSARHTFDAVPANTLDAELLDVPEGFPLLRERRLTTDSQGTPVEWSEDRYRSDTATVTVTNTRSSRTAML